From the Microbacterium thalassium genome, one window contains:
- a CDS encoding aldehyde dehydrogenase, translating into MTITVAPVEDRLFAGGRWVTAHSDARIEVHNPYSGELVGTAVDGDADDVATAVAAAGEAFESGPWSRMGVEERAAAMERLADELERRGDRIADLVTDEMGQPRTLSRPMNGIVPAAHLRYFAGLIRDYAFEQDRANVLGPGSSIIRREPLGVAGLIVPWNYPQSLLTTKLAPALAVGCTVVIKPAGETPLDALILAEAVEAAGIPDGVVNIVTGGRDTGDALVRHPGVDKIAFTGSTAAGRQIARIGGERLVPVTLELGGKSAAVILDDADFDVTLATLRTMSFMNSGQTCFLLSRVLVPRGRRDEFVDGLVDIARSFRHGDPHREDTELGPLVSERIRSRVRSMVDRAKAEGASILTGGRDLPGEQGTFYEPTILTGASPDSQIAQEEVFGPVVTVLEHDGDDEAVALANDSTYGLGGAVFSQDIERGLGIARRIQTGTVGVNGYAPDLASPFGGYKASGLGREQGPEVFDNYVDIKAINASIPPAS; encoded by the coding sequence ATGACCATCACCGTCGCACCGGTCGAGGACCGGCTGTTCGCAGGAGGGCGCTGGGTCACCGCGCATTCGGACGCGCGGATCGAGGTGCACAACCCGTACTCCGGCGAACTCGTCGGCACGGCGGTCGACGGCGACGCCGACGACGTCGCGACGGCCGTCGCCGCGGCGGGGGAGGCATTCGAGTCCGGCCCGTGGTCGCGCATGGGCGTCGAGGAGCGCGCGGCGGCGATGGAGCGCCTCGCGGACGAACTCGAGCGGCGGGGCGACCGGATCGCCGACCTCGTGACCGACGAGATGGGGCAGCCGCGCACGCTGTCCCGGCCGATGAACGGCATCGTGCCGGCCGCGCACCTGCGGTACTTCGCCGGTCTCATCCGCGACTACGCCTTCGAGCAGGACCGCGCGAACGTCCTCGGTCCCGGCTCGTCGATCATCCGCCGCGAGCCGCTGGGCGTGGCCGGCCTCATCGTGCCGTGGAACTACCCGCAGTCGCTCCTGACGACCAAGCTCGCCCCGGCCCTCGCGGTCGGCTGCACCGTCGTGATCAAGCCCGCGGGCGAAACGCCGCTCGACGCCCTCATCCTCGCCGAGGCGGTCGAGGCCGCGGGCATCCCCGACGGCGTCGTCAACATCGTCACCGGCGGCCGCGACACCGGCGACGCGCTCGTGCGACACCCCGGTGTCGACAAGATCGCGTTCACCGGCTCGACCGCCGCCGGCCGGCAGATCGCGCGCATCGGCGGTGAGCGGCTCGTCCCGGTGACGCTGGAGCTGGGTGGCAAGTCGGCGGCGGTCATCCTCGACGACGCCGACTTCGACGTCACCCTCGCGACGCTGCGCACGATGTCGTTCATGAATTCGGGGCAGACGTGCTTCCTGCTCTCGCGCGTGCTCGTGCCGCGCGGCCGGCGCGACGAGTTCGTGGACGGTCTCGTGGACATCGCGCGCTCGTTCCGGCACGGCGATCCTCACCGCGAGGACACCGAGCTCGGACCGCTCGTGTCCGAGCGCATCCGGTCCCGCGTGCGGTCGATGGTCGACCGCGCGAAGGCGGAGGGGGCCAGCATCCTCACCGGCGGACGGGACCTGCCGGGCGAGCAGGGCACGTTCTACGAGCCCACGATCCTCACGGGGGCCTCGCCCGACTCGCAGATCGCACAGGAGGAGGTGTTCGGGCCCGTGGTCACCGTGCTCGAGCACGACGGCGACGATGAGGCGGTCGCCCTGGCGAACGACTCGACGTACGGGCTCGGCGGCGCGGTGTTCTCACAGGACATCGAGCGTGGGCTGGGGATCGCACGCCGCATCCAGACCGGCACGGTCGGGGTCAACGGCTACGCTCCCGACCTCGCGAGCCCCTTCGGCGGGTACAAGGCATCCGGCCTCGGCCGCGAGCAGGGCCCCGAGGTGTTCGACAACTACGTCGACATCAAGGCCATCAACGCGAGCATCCCGCCGGCGTCGTAG
- a CDS encoding MFS transporter, which yields MPPQGLIVAVLALAGLASSFMFTLVVPIQSKLPELLDASREDTAWVVTSTLVAGAVITPISGRLGDMYGKRRILLVLAASLVAGSVIAALSPGIAGVIVGRALQGAFVGAVPLGISILRDVLHEDRVDSAIALISATLGVGGALGLPVSAFITERADWHAVFWVAGAIGAVVFILVLWIVPVSVLRTAGRFDYVGTAGLAIGLVGILLAISRGNEWGWTAPATLATGLGGALVLLLWGWYELRIPEPLLDLRVAARRPVLLTNIASVAMGFALFASNVAYPQILELPVEAGGFGLSLLAASLVVMPSGVVMMVLSPFSGRIARTVGPKLLLVLGAISLIVAYGFTLLFSSEVWQLLVANILVGMGIGFGYAAMPMLIMRSVPQSETGASNGLNALFRSLGTSSAAAVIGAVLATYAVEYEGVPVPTPQGFQISFVIGGVVAVVALVIALLIPRHRDPQERHPSLPE from the coding sequence ATCCCACCCCAGGGCCTGATCGTGGCCGTGCTGGCGCTGGCCGGCCTGGCGTCCTCGTTCATGTTCACGCTGGTCGTGCCGATCCAGTCGAAGCTGCCCGAGCTGCTGGACGCGAGTCGCGAGGACACCGCCTGGGTGGTCACCTCGACACTCGTCGCCGGCGCCGTGATCACGCCGATCTCGGGGCGGCTCGGCGACATGTACGGCAAGCGCCGGATCCTGCTGGTGCTCGCCGCGTCCCTCGTGGCGGGGTCGGTCATCGCGGCGCTGTCGCCGGGCATCGCGGGGGTGATCGTGGGACGCGCGCTGCAGGGCGCGTTCGTCGGAGCGGTGCCGCTGGGGATCTCGATCCTGCGGGATGTGCTCCACGAAGACCGCGTCGACTCCGCCATCGCCCTGATCAGCGCGACACTCGGCGTCGGCGGCGCGCTGGGTCTTCCCGTCAGCGCCTTCATCACCGAGCGCGCCGACTGGCACGCGGTGTTCTGGGTGGCCGGCGCGATCGGCGCGGTCGTCTTCATCCTGGTGCTGTGGATCGTGCCGGTGAGCGTGCTGCGCACGGCCGGGCGCTTCGACTACGTCGGCACCGCGGGCCTCGCGATCGGTCTGGTCGGCATCCTCCTGGCGATCTCGCGCGGCAACGAGTGGGGCTGGACGGCGCCCGCCACCCTCGCGACGGGCCTGGGCGGAGCACTCGTGCTGCTCCTGTGGGGCTGGTACGAGCTGCGCATCCCCGAGCCGCTCCTGGATCTGCGGGTCGCCGCCCGGCGCCCGGTGCTGCTGACCAACATCGCCTCGGTGGCGATGGGCTTCGCCCTGTTCGCGTCGAACGTCGCCTATCCCCAGATCCTCGAGTTGCCCGTCGAGGCGGGCGGGTTCGGCCTGTCGCTGCTGGCCGCGAGCCTGGTCGTCATGCCCTCGGGCGTGGTGATGATGGTGCTCTCGCCGTTCTCGGGCCGGATCGCGCGCACGGTCGGCCCGAAGCTGCTGCTGGTGCTCGGCGCGATCTCGCTCATCGTCGCGTACGGGTTCACGCTGCTGTTCTCGAGCGAGGTGTGGCAGCTGCTCGTCGCCAACATCCTCGTCGGCATGGGCATCGGCTTCGGCTACGCGGCGATGCCCATGCTCATCATGCGGTCGGTCCCCCAGTCCGAGACCGGCGCGTCGAACGGGCTCAACGCCCTGTTCCGCTCGCTCGGAACCAGCAGCGCGGCCGCCGTCATCGGAGCCGTGCTCGCGACCTACGCGGTCGAGTACGAGGGCGTCCCGGTGCCGACCCCGCAGGGCTTCCAGATCTCGTTCGTGATCGGCGGCGTCGTCGCGGTCGTCGCCCTCGTCATCGCGCTGCTCATCCCCCGCCACCGGGACCCGCAGGAGCGGCATCCGTCGCTGCCGGAGTGA
- the menC gene encoding o-succinylbenzoate synthase: protein MPIARPAASVALEGVELRVLHLPLVSPFTTSFGTETVREVIVVRALTSEGDGWGEIVTQDAPLYSSEYTYGAWDVALRWLIPALLDRRTLAPEDVATVLEPFKGHRMVKAGLELSVLDAALRSESRGIGEYLGAERDRVPSGVSVGIQRDPATLVEAVGGYLDDGYVRIKIKIKPGRDVGDTASVRDAFGAIPLQVDANSAYTLADIDTLAELDRFDLLLIEQPLQEDDLVDHAALARHLTTPMCLDESITSRKAAADALALGSASVINIKAGRVGGYLEAVAIHDLCQSAGIPVWCGGMLETGIGRSVNAALAALPGFTLPGDISASNRFYTRDIVTEPITLEDGHVRVPTGHGIGVEIDPIALEDVTVAREVLRR from the coding sequence ATGCCCATCGCCCGACCCGCGGCATCCGTCGCCCTCGAGGGGGTCGAGCTGCGCGTTCTGCATCTCCCCCTCGTCTCCCCGTTCACCACGTCCTTCGGCACCGAGACCGTCCGCGAGGTGATCGTCGTGCGGGCGCTCACGTCGGAGGGCGACGGCTGGGGTGAGATCGTCACGCAGGACGCCCCGCTGTACTCGAGCGAGTACACGTACGGTGCGTGGGACGTGGCGCTGCGCTGGCTGATCCCGGCGCTGCTGGACCGTCGCACGCTCGCCCCCGAGGACGTCGCGACGGTCTTGGAGCCGTTCAAAGGGCATCGCATGGTCAAGGCCGGGCTCGAGCTCTCCGTGCTCGACGCGGCGCTGCGGTCCGAGTCGCGCGGCATCGGAGAGTACCTCGGCGCGGAGCGCGACCGCGTCCCCAGCGGCGTCTCGGTCGGCATCCAGCGCGACCCGGCGACTCTGGTCGAGGCCGTCGGCGGCTACCTCGACGACGGCTACGTGCGCATCAAGATCAAGATCAAGCCCGGCCGCGACGTCGGCGACACGGCGTCCGTGCGCGACGCGTTCGGCGCCATCCCGCTGCAGGTCGATGCGAACTCGGCGTACACGCTCGCCGACATCGACACGCTCGCCGAGCTCGACCGGTTCGATCTGCTGCTGATCGAGCAGCCGCTGCAGGAGGACGACCTCGTCGACCACGCGGCGCTCGCGCGGCACCTGACGACGCCGATGTGCCTCGACGAGTCGATCACGTCGCGCAAGGCAGCCGCCGATGCGCTCGCGCTGGGCTCGGCATCGGTCATCAACATCAAGGCGGGACGCGTCGGCGGCTATCTCGAGGCGGTCGCGATCCACGACCTGTGCCAGAGCGCCGGCATCCCGGTGTGGTGCGGCGGGATGCTCGAGACCGGCATCGGGCGATCGGTCAACGCCGCGCTCGCCGCGCTCCCGGGTTTCACGCTGCCCGGCGACATCTCGGCGTCGAACAGGTTCTACACGCGCGACATCGTCACCGAGCCGATCACGCTCGAGGACGGCCACGTCCGCGTGCCGACGGGGCACGGCATCGGCGTCGAGATCGACCCCATCGCGCTCGAGGACGTCACAGTTGCGCGCGAGGTCCTGCGGCGATAG
- a CDS encoding GNAT family N-acetyltransferase, translated as MAELTSETPPGISIRPLETVEQVFDASAVLAEVWGGDRSGMPPNLLRALAHAGNYAMGLYTDGRMIGASVAFFAEPSARSMHSHITGVLPPYRSKGLGRVLKQHQREWALARQVGHITWTFDPLVARNAHFNLRILGTRVTEYLVNHYGPMDDGVNRGDESDRIMVSWAVAARPVPTPPDDDVVASVEVPHDIEAIRAANGMEAALWRVRVRDQIVDHLGDGLVIGGFDDDRGYLLVRP; from the coding sequence ATGGCCGAGCTGACCTCCGAGACGCCGCCGGGCATCAGCATCCGCCCTCTCGAGACCGTCGAGCAGGTCTTCGACGCCTCGGCAGTGCTGGCCGAGGTGTGGGGCGGCGATCGGTCGGGCATGCCGCCCAACCTGCTGCGCGCCCTCGCCCACGCCGGCAACTACGCGATGGGCCTCTACACCGACGGCCGCATGATCGGGGCTTCCGTCGCGTTCTTCGCGGAGCCGTCGGCGCGCTCGATGCACAGCCACATCACCGGGGTTCTGCCGCCGTACCGCAGCAAGGGCCTGGGCCGCGTGCTCAAGCAGCACCAGCGCGAGTGGGCGCTCGCCCGGCAGGTCGGCCACATCACGTGGACGTTCGACCCCCTCGTCGCCCGCAACGCCCACTTCAACCTGCGGATCCTCGGGACGCGCGTGACGGAGTACCTCGTCAACCACTACGGCCCGATGGACGACGGCGTGAACCGCGGCGACGAATCCGACCGCATCATGGTCTCGTGGGCGGTCGCCGCCCGCCCCGTGCCGACGCCGCCGGATGACGACGTGGTCGCGTCGGTCGAAGTCCCCCACGACATCGAGGCGATCAGAGCCGCCAACGGGATGGAGGCGGCGCTGTGGCGCGTGCGCGTCCGGGACCAGATCGTGGACCACCTCGGCGACGGCCTCGTCATCGGCGGCTTCGACGACGACCGGGGCTACCTGCTCGTCCGCCCCTGA
- a CDS encoding TIGR01458 family HAD-type hydrolase has translation MTGVLLDLDGVLYVGDEAVPGAADAVAWLAAEQIPFRYLTNTTSRPRGAIVDKLRRLGIEADADDVLTPAVAASDWLRERGVGTPALFVPDVTAAEFAGLDALDPGAEEGAGAVVVGDLGPSWDFATLNRAFRLLMSDPAIPLIALGLTRYWRAEDGLRMDAGGFVRALEYATGRDAVVLGKPDARFYDAAAAALGVAPGDAVMVGDDVRTDVGGAQHAGLTGVLVRTGKFSPADLDGDVTPDAVIDSIADLPRWWASR, from the coding sequence ATGACCGGTGTGCTGCTGGATCTCGACGGCGTCCTGTACGTGGGCGACGAAGCGGTGCCCGGTGCCGCCGACGCCGTCGCGTGGCTCGCGGCCGAGCAGATCCCGTTCCGGTACCTGACGAACACCACGTCGCGTCCGCGCGGCGCCATCGTCGACAAGCTCCGTCGGCTCGGCATCGAGGCGGATGCCGACGACGTGCTCACCCCCGCCGTCGCCGCATCCGACTGGCTGCGCGAGCGCGGCGTCGGCACCCCGGCCCTGTTCGTGCCCGACGTCACGGCGGCCGAGTTCGCCGGGCTCGATGCGCTGGATCCCGGGGCCGAGGAGGGTGCGGGCGCGGTCGTCGTCGGCGACCTCGGCCCGTCGTGGGACTTCGCGACGCTCAACCGCGCGTTCCGGCTGCTCATGAGCGATCCGGCGATACCGCTGATCGCCCTCGGACTGACCCGCTACTGGCGCGCCGAAGACGGTCTGCGGATGGATGCGGGCGGGTTCGTGCGTGCGTTGGAGTACGCGACCGGTCGCGACGCCGTCGTGCTCGGCAAGCCCGATGCGCGGTTCTACGACGCCGCCGCGGCGGCGCTCGGGGTCGCTCCCGGCGATGCCGTCATGGTCGGCGACGACGTGCGCACCGACGTCGGCGGCGCCCAGCATGCCGGACTGACCGGCGTGCTGGTGCGGACGGGGAAGTTCTCGCCGGCGGATCTCGACGGCGACGTCACCCCCGACGCGGTCATCGACTCGATCGCGGACCTGCCGCGGTGGTGGGCGAGCCGCTGA
- a CDS encoding condensation domain-containing protein, with product MRLTNVRHMTLPPGRVRSYALRVADRDGSRLPVSFDQGRHVGGGDRAGSWMAIAFRLPEGTDPAALAAAWRAVVERHGTLRTVFSLEEDGHVALHGAVMAEGEWVEHDAPADRLTRDVVRDVFDAECRPFSHPSHRLLLVEPPADAEDRRPAIVIGSDHAHVDMWSLLVIVHDLVQCLDDIRAGREPGATMEPAEPFALHTALLDSRDPAPEEITRRWAEILDAEGGTMPLFPLPLGDLSHLRPAIVEVRDVLSGEEMDLFTARAHDAGVGAAALAMSHLTRVTRELSGAPLRAVFPVHSRFERRWHDSVGWFITNSVIECTDADPSACASALRQSMALGSHPLGPILAPYGGMPVAPGMFALSWLDTRRLPVALSDDLQIQYVSSVIESDDVMVWFIVNDAGLHLRYRCPDTPEAHASVGQWMDAVCAALRTPLDAPVPAASH from the coding sequence ATGCGATTGACGAATGTCCGCCACATGACGCTCCCGCCCGGGCGCGTGCGCAGCTATGCCCTGCGCGTGGCCGATCGCGACGGGTCGCGACTGCCGGTGTCGTTCGATCAGGGCCGCCATGTGGGCGGCGGGGACCGCGCGGGATCGTGGATGGCGATCGCCTTCCGGCTGCCCGAGGGCACCGATCCCGCAGCCCTCGCGGCTGCCTGGCGCGCGGTCGTCGAGCGCCATGGGACGCTGCGCACCGTGTTCTCGCTGGAGGAGGACGGGCACGTCGCCCTGCACGGCGCCGTGATGGCCGAGGGCGAATGGGTCGAGCACGACGCCCCCGCCGACCGCCTCACGCGCGACGTCGTGCGCGACGTGTTCGACGCGGAGTGCCGCCCGTTCTCGCATCCGTCCCACCGCCTGCTGCTCGTCGAGCCGCCCGCGGATGCCGAGGACCGCCGTCCCGCGATCGTCATCGGCTCCGACCACGCTCATGTCGACATGTGGTCGCTGCTCGTGATCGTCCACGACCTCGTGCAGTGCCTCGACGACATCCGTGCCGGACGCGAGCCCGGAGCCACGATGGAGCCCGCCGAGCCGTTCGCGCTGCACACGGCGCTGCTGGATTCCCGCGACCCGGCGCCCGAGGAGATCACCCGCCGGTGGGCCGAGATCCTCGACGCCGAGGGCGGCACGATGCCGCTGTTCCCGCTGCCTCTGGGCGACCTGTCGCACCTGCGGCCGGCGATCGTCGAGGTGCGCGACGTGCTGTCGGGCGAGGAGATGGATCTCTTCACCGCCCGCGCGCACGATGCCGGCGTCGGAGCCGCGGCTCTGGCGATGTCGCACCTCACGCGGGTGACGCGCGAACTCTCGGGCGCACCGCTGCGGGCGGTCTTCCCGGTGCACAGCCGGTTCGAGCGCCGCTGGCACGACTCGGTCGGCTGGTTCATCACGAACTCGGTCATCGAATGCACGGATGCCGACCCGTCCGCGTGCGCGTCGGCACTGCGTCAGTCGATGGCGCTCGGCTCGCATCCCCTGGGCCCGATCCTCGCCCCCTACGGCGGGATGCCGGTCGCGCCGGGCATGTTCGCGCTGTCGTGGCTCGACACCCGGCGCCTGCCGGTCGCCCTCTCGGACGACCTGCAGATCCAGTACGTCTCGAGCGTCATCGAGTCCGACGACGTCATGGTGTGGTTCATCGTCAACGACGCGGGGCTGCACCTGCGCTACCGGTGCCCCGACACCCCCGAGGCCCACGCGAGCGTCGGGCAGTGGATGGATGCCGTGTGCGCCGCGCTGCGCACCCCGCTCGACGCTCCCGTGCCCGCGGCGTCGCACTGA
- a CDS encoding alpha/beta fold hydrolase, which translates to MPAVLVNGAVLDFEISGEVGPLVVQLHGLMSSRHRDAHLGLDLGRALNGHRVLRVDARGHGGSTGTDDPAHYAWERLADDLLAVLDHVAPGETVHGLGPSMGTGTLLHAVLRDIERFDSLTLMLPPTAWGTRRAQAETYLSNADLIEASGVAAFVELGSTTPVPPALAEAPLTGPAVPEVLLPTVLRGAATTDLPPREHIANITVPTLILAWTGDHTHPLRTATKLNETLPHSRLVVARTPYGVMAWPGLFAEHVITAGVENPTTGVIEIPGGRPATRSA; encoded by the coding sequence GTGCCCGCAGTCCTGGTCAACGGAGCGGTTCTCGACTTCGAGATCTCGGGGGAGGTCGGTCCTCTCGTCGTACAGCTGCACGGCCTCATGTCGAGTCGTCACCGCGACGCGCACCTGGGTCTGGACCTCGGTCGGGCGCTCAACGGGCACCGCGTGCTGCGCGTCGATGCTCGCGGCCACGGCGGCTCCACGGGAACCGACGACCCCGCACACTACGCGTGGGAGAGGCTCGCCGACGATCTGCTGGCCGTCCTCGACCACGTGGCTCCGGGTGAGACCGTCCACGGCCTCGGGCCCTCGATGGGCACCGGGACGCTGCTGCACGCGGTGCTGCGCGACATCGAGCGGTTCGACAGCCTCACGCTCATGCTGCCGCCGACCGCGTGGGGCACCCGGCGTGCGCAGGCGGAGACCTATCTGTCGAACGCCGACCTGATCGAGGCCTCGGGCGTCGCCGCGTTCGTCGAGCTCGGCAGCACGACGCCGGTGCCGCCGGCTCTCGCCGAGGCGCCGCTGACGGGCCCCGCCGTGCCCGAGGTGCTGCTTCCGACGGTGCTGCGCGGAGCCGCCACGACCGACCTCCCGCCCCGGGAGCACATCGCGAACATCACGGTGCCGACGCTGATCCTGGCGTGGACGGGAGACCACACGCATCCGCTGCGCACCGCCACGAAGCTCAACGAGACGCTGCCGCACAGCCGCCTCGTGGTCGCCCGCACCCCCTACGGCGTCATGGCATGGCCGGGGCTGTTCGCCGAGCACGTCATCACGGCGGGCGTCGAGAATCCGACGACCGGCGTCATCGAGATTCCGGGAGGACGCCCCGCGACGCGTTCGGCGTAG
- a CDS encoding phage baseplate assembly protein V encodes MGEKIRQRTLPGVYRAEVTDNVDPLGSGRVEVRLVRPQGDPGREVRMWAPWCSPYADDGQGLQVLPEVGSDVVIAFEAGDLAHPIVLGAVWGSGDALPEPPHPANDVRVLQTRSGSRLEFDDAASAPAVRLTTAAGHSVVLEDDQVTISHGSGSTIRLTAATIEISASGPVKVQAPMVDVSAPLARFDGTVTCTTLIASASVVSPAYTPGVGNIM; translated from the coding sequence ATGGGCGAGAAGATCAGGCAGCGGACGCTCCCCGGCGTGTACCGGGCGGAGGTGACCGACAACGTCGATCCGCTCGGGAGCGGGCGCGTGGAGGTGCGGCTCGTCCGCCCCCAGGGCGACCCGGGGCGCGAGGTGCGCATGTGGGCGCCGTGGTGCTCGCCGTACGCCGACGACGGTCAGGGGCTTCAGGTCCTGCCCGAGGTCGGCAGCGACGTGGTCATCGCGTTCGAGGCCGGCGACCTCGCCCACCCGATCGTCCTCGGCGCCGTGTGGGGTTCCGGCGACGCCCTGCCCGAGCCGCCGCATCCGGCGAACGACGTGCGGGTCCTGCAGACCCGATCCGGCAGCCGACTCGAGTTCGACGACGCCGCGTCAGCGCCGGCGGTCCGGCTGACGACGGCCGCGGGGCACAGCGTCGTGCTCGAAGACGACCAGGTGACCATCAGCCACGGCAGCGGCAGCACGATACGGCTGACGGCAGCCACCATCGAGATCAGCGCGAGCGGCCCGGTGAAGGTCCAGGCGCCCATGGTCGACGTGTCGGCTCCCCTCGCGAGGTTCGACGGCACGGTCACGTGCACGACCCTCATCGCCAGCGCGTCGGTCGTCTCGCCGGCCTATACCCCGGGCGTCGGCAACATCATGTGA
- a CDS encoding peptide MFS transporter, translated as MSRREDREEPYEVPVGPPDGATAAGRTGGDDAADASGTDAVHISAPEHLDARHDRGFFGQPRALAHIFGVEMWERFSFYGMQGILLIYMYYSAAEGGLGIDQGIATGIVGAYGGSVYLATILGAWLADRLFGSERVLFYSAIVIMAGHIALAVLPNVLGLGIGLVLIALGSGGLKANATAVVGTLYTAKDPRRDAGFSLFYLGINLGALLGPLITGLLQSSIGFHWGFGAAAVGMAAGLVQYSFGRRELPPQSREVANPLPRKRYGVVAGIGAAGLVLVVLAVMLGVVRADNLAGVVIVVTLVAAVAYFFVIISSRFITPVDRSRMWGFLPLFVVNVGFWSLYQQQFTVLTVYSDQRLDRDIFGWTMPVSWINSINPVFVIVLSGVFAAVWTRLGNRAPSAPTKFGIGTVVMGGAFLLFLPFAGGGANSTPLIALVGILLVFTVAELFISPPGLSVTTKLAPERFHTQMVSLYFLSVALGTAIAGWLAQFYDPDDEVPYFTVLGFIAIGIGIALLLAVKPVLALMKGVR; from the coding sequence ATGAGCAGGCGCGAAGACCGGGAAGAGCCGTACGAGGTGCCGGTCGGGCCGCCCGACGGAGCGACCGCGGCGGGACGCACCGGAGGCGATGACGCGGCGGATGCGAGCGGCACGGACGCGGTCCACATCTCGGCGCCCGAGCACCTCGACGCGCGGCACGATCGCGGCTTCTTCGGCCAGCCGCGCGCGCTCGCGCACATCTTCGGCGTGGAGATGTGGGAGCGGTTCAGCTTCTACGGCATGCAGGGCATCCTGCTCATCTACATGTACTACTCGGCCGCGGAGGGCGGCCTGGGGATCGACCAGGGCATCGCGACCGGCATCGTCGGGGCGTACGGCGGCAGCGTGTATCTCGCCACGATCCTCGGCGCGTGGCTCGCCGACCGGCTGTTCGGCTCGGAGCGCGTGCTGTTCTACAGCGCGATCGTCATCATGGCGGGGCACATCGCGCTCGCGGTGCTGCCGAACGTGCTGGGCCTCGGCATCGGCCTCGTCCTCATCGCGCTCGGCTCCGGCGGGCTCAAGGCGAACGCGACGGCCGTCGTCGGCACGCTCTATACGGCCAAGGACCCCCGGCGCGATGCCGGCTTCTCGCTGTTCTACCTGGGCATCAACCTCGGCGCGCTGCTCGGGCCGCTCATCACCGGCCTGCTGCAGTCGTCCATCGGCTTCCACTGGGGCTTCGGCGCCGCCGCGGTCGGGATGGCGGCGGGACTCGTGCAGTACTCATTCGGCCGCCGAGAGCTGCCCCCGCAGTCCCGCGAGGTCGCGAACCCCCTGCCGCGCAAGCGATACGGCGTCGTCGCGGGGATCGGCGCGGCGGGTCTCGTCCTCGTCGTGCTCGCGGTGATGCTCGGGGTGGTCCGCGCCGACAACCTCGCCGGCGTCGTGATCGTCGTGACCCTCGTCGCCGCGGTCGCGTACTTCTTCGTCATCATCTCGTCGCGCTTCATCACGCCGGTCGACCGCTCGCGGATGTGGGGCTTCCTGCCGCTCTTCGTCGTCAACGTCGGCTTCTGGTCGCTGTACCAGCAGCAGTTCACGGTGCTCACGGTCTACTCCGACCAGCGCCTGGACCGCGACATCTTCGGCTGGACCATGCCGGTGTCGTGGATCAACTCGATCAATCCGGTGTTCGTGATCGTCCTGTCGGGCGTCTTCGCGGCGGTGTGGACGCGACTGGGGAATCGCGCGCCGTCGGCGCCTACGAAGTTCGGGATCGGAACCGTCGTCATGGGCGGCGCGTTCCTGCTCTTCCTGCCGTTCGCGGGCGGCGGGGCGAACTCGACGCCGCTGATCGCGCTCGTCGGCATCCTGCTGGTATTCACGGTCGCCGAGCTGTTCATCTCGCCGCCCGGGCTCTCGGTGACCACGAAGCTCGCCCCCGAGCGCTTCCACACCCAGATGGTGTCGCTGTACTTCCTGTCGGTCGCGCTCGGCACGGCGATCGCCGGCTGGCTCGCGCAGTTCTACGACCCCGACGACGAGGTGCCCTACTTCACGGTGCTGGGATTCATCGCGATCGGCATCGGCATCGCGCTGCTCCTGGCCGTCAAGCCGGTGCTGGCCCTCATGAAGGGGGTGCGATAG
- a CDS encoding DUF4870 domain-containing protein — protein MSPADEKMWATLIHLGGLFFGFIAPLIGYLVLKDRGPFVRAHTATALNFQLTLLIVYVAGYILTFVIVGIFVLIAAGILALVFSIIAAVKANQGQWYQYPMTIRFVS, from the coding sequence ATGAGCCCCGCCGACGAGAAGATGTGGGCCACCCTCATCCACCTCGGCGGACTCTTCTTCGGATTCATCGCGCCGCTGATCGGCTACCTCGTGCTGAAGGACCGCGGCCCCTTCGTGCGCGCCCACACCGCGACGGCGCTGAACTTCCAGCTGACGCTGCTCATCGTGTACGTCGCCGGCTACATCCTCACGTTCGTGATCGTCGGCATCTTCGTGCTGATCGCCGCCGGCATCCTGGCGCTGGTCTTCTCGATCATCGCCGCCGTCAAGGCGAACCAGGGGCAGTGGTACCAGTACCCGATGACGATCCGCTTCGTCTCCTGA